From the Octadecabacter antarcticus 307 genome, one window contains:
- a CDS encoding tyrosine-type recombinase/integrase, which translates to MVNRLKLNEKALRDAELRTGVSYQIFDTEVIGFAVRVQSSGARTFTIDYRHAGRQRRMNIGRWPEWSVTAARERAKELRRAIDEGRDPLAVREDFREAPQVKDMIDRYIAEHLPKLAKNNAGDQVSMLRKMLEPAWGNKLVTEITKSDVARFLDFVAEGRPRPSKAKPNNRARKLQGHKPTPIRANRMGEVLRKMFTLAMEWEWRADNPVQGFHRRIEQARERFLGPEELTRIAVVLDNAEDQRGAAIIRMCMLTGARVGEVRTARFEQFNLDYVIWSKPAATTKQRKIHRVPISQEVVTIVRKRQMVVPHGNPWLFPGETVGQPVREIRRFWARVQKEADLPDVRIHDLRHTFASLLVSGGASLEMIGRLLGHSQMQTTQRYAHLMDSPLRAGVDTVASILSPRPRLVHDAAQDGAGKPKSA; encoded by the coding sequence ATGGTCAACAGACTGAAATTGAATGAAAAAGCCCTGCGCGACGCTGAGCTGCGGACGGGCGTAAGCTATCAGATTTTCGACACTGAGGTAATCGGCTTTGCCGTGAGGGTTCAATCCTCGGGCGCGCGGACCTTCACCATCGACTACCGCCATGCCGGGCGGCAGCGGCGCATGAACATCGGGCGCTGGCCGGAATGGAGCGTGACCGCCGCGCGCGAACGCGCCAAGGAGTTGCGCCGCGCCATTGATGAGGGGCGCGACCCTCTGGCGGTTAGAGAAGATTTCCGCGAAGCCCCACAGGTAAAGGACATGATCGACCGCTACATCGCGGAACATTTGCCCAAGCTGGCGAAGAACAATGCGGGTGATCAGGTATCGATGCTGAGGAAGATGCTGGAACCGGCCTGGGGCAACAAGCTGGTGACCGAGATCACCAAGTCCGATGTCGCACGGTTCCTTGATTTCGTGGCTGAAGGCCGCCCCCGCCCGAGCAAGGCAAAGCCCAACAATCGTGCGCGCAAGCTGCAGGGCCACAAGCCCACCCCGATCAGGGCCAACCGCATGGGCGAGGTGCTGCGCAAGATGTTCACATTGGCCATGGAATGGGAATGGCGTGCCGACAATCCCGTGCAGGGGTTCCACCGGCGCATCGAACAGGCTCGCGAGCGGTTTCTGGGTCCCGAAGAACTGACGCGGATCGCGGTGGTGCTCGACAACGCCGAGGATCAGCGCGGGGCAGCAATCATCCGCATGTGCATGCTGACTGGCGCGCGCGTCGGCGAGGTGCGCACCGCACGGTTTGAGCAGTTCAATCTCGATTATGTCATCTGGTCGAAACCCGCCGCCACGACCAAGCAGCGCAAGATCCACCGTGTGCCGATTTCGCAGGAGGTGGTGACGATTGTGCGCAAACGCCAGATGGTCGTCCCACACGGCAACCCATGGCTGTTCCCCGGCGAGACCGTCGGCCAACCGGTGCGCGAAATCCGCCGCTTCTGGGCACGCGTCCAGAAAGAGGCGGATCTGCCTGATGTGCGTATTCATGATCTACGCCACACCTTCGCCTCCTTGCTGGTCAGCGGCGGTGCCTCACTGGAGATGATCGGCAGGCTCTTAGGTCATAGCCAGATGCAAACAACGCAGCGCTACGCCCATTTGATGGATTCGCCGCTGCGCGCAGGGGTAGACACGGTCGCCAGCATCCTGAGCCCGCGACCGCGCCTTGTGCACGATGCGGCGCAGGATGGGGCAGGCAAGCCGAAGTCGGCCTAA
- the merA gene encoding mercury(II) reductase has protein sequence MNDSYGNFDLAVIGAGSAGFSAAITAAEDGAQVALIGCGTIGGTCVNVGCVPSKAMIRAVETLHSAKGAARFDGVEATAQVTDWAALVAQKQALVDDLRAAKYVDVLPNYKGVNYIEGQASFAKDGSLHVGDRTIRAPKIIIATGSSPHVPNIPGLSEIDWLDSTSALKQKQLPKSLMVMGGGYIGVELAQIFARAGVEVTIVTRSGLLPEAEPEVSEALTKAFADEGIKVLDGLSYDKFEASDEGVTLLAAHNGVAIRIEAEKLLLATGRVPNTGSLALDIAGIDTNARGGIVIDAQMRSTRDGVYATGDVTGMDQFVYMAAYGAKLAAKNAMNGNTLAYDNSVMPAVVFSDPQVASVGLTEAQAKSAGHEVVTSVLGLEHVPRALAARDTRGLIKLIADKQSKKLLGAHIIAPEGADSIQTAAMALKMGMTYDDLGAMIFPYLTTVEGLKLAAQTFEKDVSKLSCCAG, from the coding sequence ATGAACGACAGCTATGGCAATTTTGACCTTGCCGTGATCGGTGCTGGCTCTGCCGGGTTTTCCGCAGCGATTACCGCAGCCGAAGACGGCGCACAGGTTGCTCTGATTGGGTGCGGAACCATTGGAGGCACTTGCGTCAATGTTGGATGCGTCCCGTCCAAGGCAATGATCCGTGCAGTGGAAACGCTGCACTCAGCCAAGGGCGCGGCCCGATTTGATGGTGTGGAAGCAACCGCACAAGTGACGGATTGGGCGGCGTTGGTCGCGCAGAAACAAGCCTTGGTGGATGATCTACGCGCGGCGAAATACGTTGATGTTTTGCCAAACTATAAGGGCGTCAATTACATCGAAGGTCAGGCAAGTTTTGCGAAAGATGGTTCACTGCATGTTGGAGACCGCACCATCCGCGCACCTAAAATCATCATTGCAACAGGATCGTCCCCGCATGTCCCAAATATCCCCGGATTGAGTGAAATCGATTGGCTAGACAGCACCTCAGCTCTTAAACAAAAGCAGCTCCCAAAATCCCTGATGGTGATGGGTGGTGGATATATCGGGGTTGAACTCGCCCAGATATTCGCACGAGCAGGCGTCGAAGTTACCATCGTAACGCGCAGTGGACTGCTGCCCGAAGCTGAACCAGAAGTCAGCGAAGCCCTGACGAAAGCGTTTGCCGATGAGGGCATTAAAGTGCTGGACGGTTTGTCCTATGACAAATTTGAAGCGTCAGACGAGGGTGTCACATTGCTCGCCGCCCATAACGGCGTAGCGATCAGGATCGAAGCCGAAAAGTTGTTGCTGGCAACCGGTCGTGTCCCGAACACTGGCTCTTTGGCGCTCGATATCGCCGGTATCGACACGAATGCACGCGGCGGAATTGTTATCGACGCGCAGATGCGCAGCACGCGCGACGGGGTTTATGCGACAGGCGATGTGACTGGGATGGATCAATTCGTCTATATGGCTGCTTACGGTGCAAAGCTTGCCGCGAAAAACGCGATGAACGGTAACACTTTGGCCTATGATAATAGCGTCATGCCTGCCGTGGTCTTCTCTGATCCGCAGGTGGCCAGTGTAGGTCTGACCGAGGCACAAGCCAAGTCTGCCGGACACGAGGTGGTGACTTCGGTTCTGGGTCTTGAACACGTGCCACGGGCCTTGGCAGCACGTGATACACGCGGTTTGATCAAGTTGATTGCCGACAAGCAAAGCAAGAAGCTTTTGGGAGCGCATATCATCGCACCAGAAGGTGCTGATAGCATCCAGACAGCAGCGATGGCCCTCAAGATGGGCATGACCTACGACGATCTGGGCGCGATGATTTTTCCGTATCTTACAACCGTAGAAGGGCTGAAGCTTGCCGCGCAAACGTTCGAGAAGGATGTTTCTAAACTGTCGTGCTGCGCGGGGTAG
- the merF gene encoding mercury resistance system transport protein MerF — translation MNDKLLKTGIVGTVIAALCCFTPVLVVLFGVVGLSAVVGYLDYVLFPALGIFILLTAYALWRKYSQSRT, via the coding sequence GTGAACGACAAACTTCTTAAAACGGGCATCGTCGGCACGGTGATAGCCGCACTGTGCTGCTTCACACCAGTTTTGGTTGTGCTGTTCGGCGTTGTCGGCCTGTCGGCTGTCGTCGGTTACCTCGACTACGTTTTATTTCCAGCTCTAGGAATATTCATCTTGCTGACAGCATATGCACTTTGGCGGAAATACAGTCAATCTCGCACTTAA
- a CDS encoding heavy-metal-associated domain-containing protein — protein sequence MKLRTSVFALIGFMAAAPVFAAEQTVTFSAPGMTCASCPFIVESAMSGVDGVLTVTADADTRTALVVFDDAIVSATDIAFASTSAGYEAELDTDDSNS from the coding sequence ATGAAACTCCGCACCTCCGTTTTCGCCCTGATTGGCTTTATGGCTGCCGCCCCTGTCTTTGCGGCAGAGCAAACAGTCACATTCTCAGCTCCCGGCATGACTTGTGCCAGCTGCCCCTTCATCGTTGAATCAGCGATGAGCGGCGTCGATGGGGTTCTAACAGTAACTGCTGACGCCGACACCAGAACGGCGCTGGTTGTCTTTGATGACGCCATTGTCAGTGCAACAGATATTGCGTTCGCCTCTACGTCCGCGGGTTACGAAGCTGAGCTTGACACCGATGACAGTAATTCCTGA
- a CDS encoding mercuric transporter MerT family protein: MTDTLDVDLNQSDPDSRKARMIAAGGILGALAASTCCIVPLILFSLGVSGAWIGNLTALEPYKPIFIVITLGFLGYGYWMVYRKPKTCAEGDTCARPLPNRLVKSALWASTLLIVIALFWSWIAPVVAPILLGL, translated from the coding sequence ATGACTGACACCCTAGACGTTGACCTAAACCAGAGCGACCCTGACAGCCGAAAGGCACGCATGATTGCTGCGGGCGGCATTCTTGGTGCTCTTGCAGCTTCAACGTGCTGCATTGTTCCGTTGATCCTATTTAGTCTTGGCGTGTCCGGTGCATGGATTGGCAATTTGACAGCGCTTGAACCCTACAAGCCAATCTTCATTGTGATTACGCTGGGGTTCCTCGGCTATGGCTACTGGATGGTTTATCGCAAGCCCAAGACCTGTGCAGAGGGCGACACCTGTGCGCGACCACTTCCTAACCGGCTGGTTAAATCTGCGCTTTGGGCATCAACACTTCTTATCGTGATCGCGCTGTTCTGGAGCTGGATCGCGCCGGTCGTCGCCCCCATTCTTCTTGGTCTGTGA
- a CDS encoding MerR family transcriptional regulator, giving the protein MSDFTNARGYPIGEMSKRTGVNIETIRYYERIKIMPQPDRTEGGNRQYNHDQLKRLSFIKTSRELGFSIDEIRALLEMVDRQDFTCGEVHGLTIGHLASMCEKIKGLRKLEKALVGMAAECSQGDVPECPILETLFEAR; this is encoded by the coding sequence ATGTCCGACTTCACGAACGCGCGAGGTTATCCGATTGGCGAAATGTCCAAGCGCACTGGCGTAAATATTGAAACAATCCGATACTACGAGCGCATTAAAATCATGCCGCAGCCGGATCGCACAGAAGGGGGCAACCGCCAGTATAACCACGACCAGCTTAAGCGGCTGTCATTCATCAAAACATCGCGTGAACTTGGGTTCAGCATTGATGAAATCCGTGCATTGCTGGAAATGGTGGACCGGCAAGATTTTACGTGCGGCGAGGTGCATGGATTGACCATTGGGCATCTAGCCTCTATGTGCGAAAAAATCAAAGGGCTGCGGAAGTTGGAGAAAGCGCTTGTAGGAATGGCGGCAGAGTGCAGCCAAGGCGATGTGCCAGAATGTCCTATTCTGGAGACGCTGTTTGAGGCACGGTGA